The genomic stretch GGCTGACTGAAGTGTCTTCTGATGGTAATATACTAGACGTCAGAGCAGTATCAGATCCGTCCTTATCTTCTGATGGTAATATCCTAGTCACCAGAGCAGTACCAGATCCGTCATCATCTTCTGATGATAATATACTAGTCACATGAGCAGTACCAGATCCGTCCTCATCTTCTGATGGTAATAAACTAGTCACATGATCAGTACCAGATCTCTCCTCACCTTCTGATTGCTTGGTGTCATCACTATCATCAGTTTTTTCTTTCAGCATTAAACCATAATCTACTTCTCCATGTGCATTATGTGTGGAGTTGTGATCTTTTTTGCTCGCAGGTTTCAATGTTTTTAAGGCATTTTCACACAGAATTTGAACACAGGGCTGGGTGGCCTCCTGACCGGACTGGGCATTAGCATGGAATAATACCTGGGAAGCATCCTGTGAGTTTGTCACCATGGAGACAGCAGTGAATTCAGGGGGAAATGATGTCAAAGAGTCCTGCTTCAGTTCAGACTGTAATTCACCAATAGCATCTGATGCTGACACATTAGTGccacctctcactctcttgACTGCAGGAGCATCAGAGATCTCTATTTGTTCAAGCAAGCTATCATTTCCTTTTTCATATTTAATATCACACTCTGAGGACCTTTCTGCCGTCTCTGTGAGTTCACTCTGACCGTCTGACTGATTCATCCATCTTTCCTCCTTATATCCATTTATCTCTTCCTTCTTCTGCTCAAATAGTTTTGATGTCTCTAAAACAACTGCttgtgtttttatattttttgtttcctCTTCAGTTGCTGTATATTTTTCAAGACTCACTGTCTCTTTGTGATGTTGTTCGGAGTGGGCTGTATCCTCCCACACGGTGTTTTGTACAGAGCTAGAGTGTGAAGGAGATGGCTGGTTACACTTCTGTAGTTCCACATTCATGGCTTCAGTCTGAGGTGGTACATCAGTGGATGCAGAAAGGAGATCCAGTTTGGGTCCCTCAGGTGTGTTTGTCAGCTCTGCGTTGTCTACGTGTTGATGGGCATCATTCACATTCTCCCTCAACGTTTTCTCATGGACCACACAGACTGGCAAGGGGGGCACATTAGTATCTGGCTGCGTAGCACTGAGCTGAACAGAAGGTTCTGCCTGCTCTGCAGTTTTGGGCGTTCCAGGAACAGATGCCAATATAACATCAGTTAGAGCAGTGGTGCATACTTCTGAACACTCGCTGTTGCCATgggtgatggaaaaacactgatCCTCTGTGTTGTGCTGAGATTcatggtgtgaggtgtgtgaattCTCATGTGTCTCAGCCAGATCATATATAGCCAGTCGTACAACTTTATTGAGGTCAGGTCTTTCCAGATCCACAGGCTTTTTCACACAGGCCTGTGATTCGCTACTAAAGTCTGGAGATTCGCTCTCCATTGCAGATGATTCTTTACAGGCAGGCACTGGTAATACTCTCAGATGAACTTTGACCTCCGTGTTTTCTGTTGGTGTTCCTGAGCTTCCTGGTGTCTTACACTCTTGATTGTCAGTCTCCACCCTCTGGTCTCCTTGCCTTTTGTCTTTTTCTGTAGTATATTCACTCATAACAGTAGACAGAGTATGTTCTTGCATACCTTTAATAATGGGGGAGACACAAATAGTGGACTCCTTTTCACATTTCTTTCCATCATGATTCTTTTCACCCCCAGCACTGTCAGCGTCATCACCTCCCATCAACGCGACGCTCCCCAAAATCTCCAGACCACGTGACCTCTCAACTCCTGCTCCTCTTTTCAAGTCCCCTTTTCTCTGTTCCTCAGAACTAGGAGAGCTAACTTTGGCCTTTTCCAAACAAACACCTCTGTCCTTCTCTGAATCCTCAATTAATTCTGTTTCTTGGGCATCCGTGTTCTCACTAAGATATTGCAGGTCTGAAGGCTGAGAGTCCAAGCAAGTTGCCAAATGTAATTCACTCTGTGCACTTTGATTTTGTGTGAAGTCCCTCTCTGAACATACCTTCTCAGTTAGGGGCAGAGCAACAGATATACTCTGATCCGTAGATGGATGAGTGTCTAGAGTCAATGTATCATCACTGCTCCGGGCTTCATTTATGAAGATTAAGCCAGAATCAGATGGAACAGTAGCCTTCACATTATTTCCTGGAAATGTTTCATCAAAGTGTTTTTCTTCTCTGGAGTCTGATTTCTCTCTTGGTTTCTCATCATGGTCGACATTTATTAGTTTCTGTttgctgtgtgtatgtacacTTTCTATCTCCTTGTCAGACCTCATATTTTGCCCCACTAGCAGTGCTGTGGTGTCTATATTCTTCAGTTCTTTCAGCATTCTATCCTCTTGTTCTTTACCTGCGCTTGGCACTTTGATTAACTGCTCATCTTGTGTTACTGTAACGGACTGTAGGTTTTGCAGTATTTCAAGTTGTTCTTGAATGGGTGTCTCAACAACAATGACTTCTTCTGTAAGCAACTGATTTAGATCAAGGTTGCTGTCAGCAGCATTCAGCCGTGTTGTTGCTCTAGAGAGTAATTTGAAAGATTCAGTCTCACATGATTCCTCAGAGGTAGAGGTGTTGATCTCTGTTAAGGAAGTCTTAGTAGTAGATTGTGAGGATTGAATATTGAGCATGCTATCATCTGATTCCAAGTTGCCTTTTCCAAAAGGAATTTCATATGTAACTGCCATCGACATCTTCAGTTCAGTGATACTGGATTTAGAATCTGCATCACAGAATTTGGTGTCATCACTGTGATGGGAAATGACTGGCTGAGATTCAGTATTTTGCTCAGTGTCCTGTACTGACATTTTAGCTGTCATGTCCACTGCAGCTGTAGAGATTGAATCTTTGTCATGATCAGCTTTCACCTGTTTTTCTGATGGCCTTGGTGTAACATCCGTTTTAGGTTCTCCATCTCCGGTGTCCTCATCTAGCTCGTCTTCATCCCCATTTGCATTTTTATCACTATGTAGGTTGTCTGGTGCCAATCTGGTCTCATCCACTGGTGATTCATTAGGTGCTAACTGGGCTTCGTgcagagaagcagcagccatGTTTCTCCTATCCTGCGTTAGGGCTCCTGTGGAGGAGCAGACATTAtccttttcctctttctctgcctTTGTCTCCAGAGCCACATAATGCTCATCTGTTTTTTCTACGGTTTCATTTTTTACGATCTCACCTTTCATCCCTGCTTTAACATCACTGCCTCTGCTGAGGCTGTCGATGCGATTATGGTCAGAAGTGACCTGTATTTCTTCCCCTGAGACAGGAACATCAGAGTCATTAATGAACTCCCAGTGACTCAGCATAGGGCCGGGAGCCCTGAGTACAACGGGCACTTCGGGGCTGCTGGCTGTGGAAGGAGTTGCGTCCAATAAAACAGGCGTATTCACAGCAGGAGGAGCAAGGTCCTTTGTGTCCAGAGCACTCGTGACGAGCCCTGTGACTGGTCTACAATCATGATCTGATTCTGTTTGACACTGCAACTCAGCAGTGTGGTCTTCAGGTATTATCTGAGGACCTCCATCCAACATCTCAGGGGCCTGTTCAGAATCTGTCTTTAGGTCATGCTGAAACGAGAAACTGGGGACCGTGATTTCTGTTCCTGAGGCTGCAGCCTGAGATGGcacagaagaggagagaggctcGGCCGGAGAACCGACAGAATGCTGCTCCAAAACACCTCCCAGTGGTTCAGGTTCTTGTTGTGCATCGTCACCCTCTGAACTGCCTTGAAATGTTTCTTCTCTCTTAGCTACACCATATTCCACAGGCTTGGCACCCCTCCTGTCCACTCCATCTTCATCAGGGACCAAGACCTCCgtctttttttccccatttcCATCAAACAAAACGGAGTCGTCTTCCTGACACACCACCGCCCTTTCACTTCCCCCTTCGTGTTGTAGAACAAGATCCTGACGTGCAAGACATTTATCTGTAATGGTCTCTAGTGTAAGTATATCCTCAGGGCCGCCGTGAGTGTCAGTTACAGTTTCACCCTTAGCTTGCTCATCTCCTTTATGTTTTATAAACACGTCGAGACTTTCATCAGCTGCAGTGTTGTTCTTAACAATCTCCAGATCATTATCACTCACAGTTGTCACCGAGAACGATAACGTTGTCTCCTCAGGACGTCCCTGCACAGCAGTGACAACTTTGCCTTTCGCATCACTTCCTTTTTCACTCGCACCATGTTCTTCAGGGTTCACAGCAGCGTCTCCCTCAATCCCCTCAGGCGCCCTGCTACTCGCACCGATGGCAGGTGCCGCTGGTCGGGCAGGTTTTGGTTTGCAATTGCTTAAAAACCCCTGGAAGCTGAAGGTAGTCTCACTTACTGGGTGCCGCAGGTTCTCGTGGACTGTCAGTGGAGGCAGAGAGGCAAACGCTGTCACCTGTCTGGGCAAAATATCCCCCTTCAGCTCCCTGTGCCCCTGGGCGGGGGGGAGCCCCTTCACGTGCTCACTGATGTTCCTCATACCCTCCTGGGGTGTAGAAGATGGATGTTGGTCTGCACTCCTCCTGGTTTCCGTCCCCGTCTTGATCTGTTGTGTGTCTCCACCAGCGGTCTGAGTCCAAAATGCACTCTGCACCTGTTGACAGTGGCCTTGTATCGCAGGTTCTGGTTTGTGCACAGCGGCTGTGGGCAGATGTGATATATCATCGGTTGGCGGTttctctcccagtacactccGAATCTCGTCCAAGTGACCGTCCTCCACTGCTGGTGCCTCGCTCTCTGTTTCTACGGAGTTtaaggaggagacaggagagggggGTTTTATAGAGCTGCAGGCTACTGTTGTGCTGCTGGCCGAAAAGGGTAAGGCTGTTTCAGCTCTCTCCGCGGTGACGGAAGTGACGAGCTCGCCTCTTTGATGCGTTGCCACCGGTGATGCCGCATTGTCATTGGACGGCTGCATCTCCGTCTTGGTCAGCGACGCCCCTTTTGTATGGGCTGCCTGCTGTGTGAATAAGGTCCACGCTCctcccctttctttctctctcccttcctctccgcTCGCCTCTGACCCtccctcttcctttctctccagTGACTCACAGCTCTTTCCCTTCCAGTCACGTTCATCGTGAAGCCCTGGAGAAGAGGCAGCAGTCACGGTCCCGTCCTCCACACTGACGGtgcctgtctccccctccccagcTGCAGGAAGAGTGTCCGTGCCCAGGGACCCATCAATGGGCAGATCTCCTCCCCTCCGATCATCCGCCACAGAGTTATGAGGCATTGTGCTGCTACAGCCCACCCCAGACGCTGGTTCCACCTCCTTGTCTTCCTTTGCAGGTGAGCCGATAGTCTCTGGAGAGGTTAATAAATTTAGGTGCTTTTCTGCTGCTATAATTTCACTCTGCTTCCCTTCCAAACTCGAAGATTCGCCCGTTTCCTGCAATCCCGTGTTTCCAACTAAAACATCTTTCTCTGCTGCTTTCTGGCAAGCTGTGGCTCTCTCATATTCATCACcagtctccatctctcctcttccCTCGCATTCTATCGTTTCTGGCATCGTGGGTGTTGTCAGTGGCAACGCAGAATTGATGGCCAGTGCTGAAACCTCTCTCAAGGcactccccccctcctcctcctcctcctcctcctcctcctcctcctcctcctccccgtctTTTCTCTCTTCAGCACCAGCTCTGCTCAGAGGGTGTGTGTCGTCCTGCACCAGGCACCGCGCACCAGTTTCACAGCCCAGACAACGTGCGCTCGCCTGCTCTAGCGGACGCCTCTCCGCACTGCACTCCGCCTCTCGCTCACGCTCGGGGACACGGTCAACAAATCCCAAATCAATCAGGGCGGTACCAACAGATGCCTCACACGCATGTTTGTCATGTCCGACCCCTGCCACTGAACAGCCGCGGTGTGCGGTTACATCCACAGATTCTGACTCGCAGGGTCCATCTGTCCTGCGGTGGTCACCCTGCTCCTTCGGCCCCGCGGTAAGATGATCCTGGTCAGGCTCTGGAGGTGGAGAGCAGATGGACTGGGCTCTCTGAAACTCGAGCTGCTCCAGGAAGTCAGGCCCCTGACTATGATTAGCCGAGATTTTTACAAACGTAGCGTTTGCTTCTGTCCGACACATAGTCGGAGTGGTTTGGGCCTCCTGCTTTGACTCGCcttgcatttgtgtgtttagTACTGACACAACTTGTACATTTGACTTCAGTGACACTGATTGAGTGCGTATGTCGTTCTGTTCCAAAGAAACTATTGATAAATCACCAGATGATGTAACATTTCTTTCTGATCTGATTTCCAGGCTTGTGCTAATAATACTATGTTTGTCTTTTGCAGATGTGACCTGTGGCTTTTCCACAGAATTTCCTCCCAGGACACCTCCTGTTTCCATTAGCGCTGAACATCTCGTGTTGATACTCGCCTCCTTGCGCGAGTCCTTGTAATCATGTGTGCTGACATGTTCTGCTACTTCCTGCGTTTCCTGTGTTTCATTTGCTTCAGCCTCTGTAAGCGTCTCTGGTGCTGACCCGTTTCTCTGTGACCGCTCCTGCAATGCTGCTGCTTCATGTCTTGACGTATCTTTGTCATTCGCCGTCTGAAATTCGGCCTCTGACAGCCTGTCCGATTTTTCACTGTGTTTTAACACAGCTTCGCTGTGGTCTTCAGTCCTGGCTATTTCTGGTTGCTTATTCCCAAGTACATAGTCTCTGAAGCTAAACACACCCTCCTCTGCACAAGCTGCCGCATCATTTGTTTGTGCTCCAGCATTTCCACGGCAACCCATGTCACATCCTGTGTGGGATTCTGCCTGTAAAAACGGCAGTGAGAGAGAACTCTCCCTGACAGTAGCCCTCTTGATTTGCTCCTCATCTTCACTGTCACTTTCAGGCAGGGCCACCAACAGACATGCATCAATCTGCTCCTCAgtgcagggctggactgggtgGATTGGGTAGACTGGGTGGACTGGGTGGACTGGGTAGACTGGGTGTACTGGGTAGACTGGGTGGACTGGGTGTACTGGGTGTACTGGGTAGACTGGGTGTACTGGGTGGGCAGACATGCTGAGGGCTGCCAGTTGTTCCTGACATTCCTGAAAGGCTTCTTGGAGCTCCAGGTCCAGAAGAGCAGCCGACACCCCGCGCACTGACAGCTCGTTTTCCGACGTCGCTGAGAGGGACTGGGACCGTGGCGGAGACGCTCTCCCTGTAGAACCTGGATCACCATCGTGACTGGATTCAATTCGCCAACAGAGAAGGACAGAGGTGAAGTTCAGCTGCAGGCCAGCACAACGCGGTTCACTCCATGCACACGGCACACCACTCCACCTCACTCCACCGCACTCCATCGCACTCCACAGGCAGCGCGAGACCTCAGGCTCAGATGGCAAGCTGGTTTTATCACTGCACACGGTGAGGACAGAAGCCTTCATTAGTGGCTGCCAAAACACACTCACCTACCCTGTATGCCTGTTGATTTCTTGCTGTCCGGATACATTTGATTTGCTAATGAAACTGCAGGGATTACATGAAGCATTCGATAGAATGAAGAACCCCAGTGAAGTGGGGGCCTTACGCACACCGATGTTCCTGATGCTAAATCACAGCAGCTGAGCCTCTGGCCAATGAAAGTGCTCCAGTTTATTCAGGCATGTGCTGCCTCTGCCCATTCAATCACAGTGATGTTTCCCCACTGTGGTTATGCTTTAAAATGCCCCATTCACAGACAGCAGGCAGCATTCATTGGGAATATATTGGCTATGTTTGCCATTTAAAACCCTAAGGATATCAATCGTCCTTAACCACAAGTGGAAACTATTCAAAGCAATGTCCCCGCGTACTGCTCTCTGATTGGATAGTGATTACAAGGTCACCTTGTGGCACTCCCTGACAACGTGAGCCATACTGTGATAACAGGCTGCACCATGCCCTCCTGTCCTGTAATCAACTGTGACTAATACGTGAGCTGATATAAAGGCCCTAATGTGTCAAATGTGAGTAGA from Brachyhypopomus gauderio isolate BG-103 chromosome 15, BGAUD_0.2, whole genome shotgun sequence encodes the following:
- the tacc2 gene encoding uncharacterized protein tacc2 isoform X1, which codes for MGNENSTTSLPPQEGAMDNVVLFPPQETQPWSTFKAEVHTEISPAAEKPCNTEIGLVLTEAPGAGPAVDGRSHTHREEEGHQAGQEEELEFPHDLLPSIDLSAELNLTWGASLGNEQVGSGEMKNEPVSLSERGNPLLVEPQHYMEASPPVVSLTKSHDGDPGSTGRASPPRSQSLSATSENELSVRGVSAALLDLELQEAFQECQEQLAALSMSAHPVHPVYPVHPVHPVHPVYPVHPVYPVHPVHPVYPIHPVQPCTEEQIDACLLVALPESDSEDEEQIKRATVRESSLSLPFLQAESHTGCDMGCRGNAGAQTNDAAACAEEGVFSFRDYVLGNKQPEIARTEDHSEAVLKHSEKSDRLSEAEFQTANDKDTSRHEAAALQERSQRNGSAPETLTEAEANETQETQEVAEHVSTHDYKDSRKEASINTRCSALMETGGVLGGNSVEKPQVTSAKDKHSIISTSLEIRSERNVTSSGDLSIVSLEQNDIRTQSVSLKSNVQVVSVLNTQMQGESKQEAQTTPTMCRTEANATFVKISANHSQGPDFLEQLEFQRAQSICSPPPEPDQDHLTAGPKEQGDHRRTDGPCESESVDVTAHRGCSVAGVGHDKHACEASVGTALIDLGFVDRVPEREREAECSAERRPLEQASARCLGCETGARCLVQDDTHPLSRAGAEERKDGEEEEEEEEEEEEEEGGSALREVSALAINSALPLTTPTMPETIECEGRGEMETGDEYERATACQKAAEKDVLVGNTGLQETGESSSLEGKQSEIIAAEKHLNLLTSPETIGSPAKEDKEVEPASGVGCSSTMPHNSVADDRRGGDLPIDGSLGTDTLPAAGEGETGTVSVEDGTVTAASSPGLHDERDWKGKSCESLERKEEGGSEASGEEGREKERGGAWTLFTQQAAHTKGASLTKTEMQPSNDNAASPVATHQRGELVTSVTAERAETALPFSASSTTVACSSIKPPSPVSSLNSVETESEAPAVEDGHLDEIRSVLGEKPPTDDISHLPTAAVHKPEPAIQGHCQQVQSAFWTQTAGGDTQQIKTGTETRRSADQHPSSTPQEGMRNISEHVKGLPPAQGHRELKGDILPRQVTAFASLPPLTVHENLRHPVSETTFSFQGFLSNCKPKPARPAAPAIGASSRAPEGIEGDAAVNPEEHGASEKGSDAKGKVVTAVQGRPEETTLSFSVTTVSDNDLEIVKNNTAADESLDVFIKHKGDEQAKGETVTDTHGGPEDILTLETITDKCLARQDLVLQHEGGSERAVVCQEDDSVLFDGNGEKKTEVLVPDEDGVDRRGAKPVEYGVAKREETFQGSSEGDDAQQEPEPLGGVLEQHSVGSPAEPLSSSVPSQAAASGTEITVPSFSFQHDLKTDSEQAPEMLDGGPQIIPEDHTAELQCQTESDHDCRPVTGLVTSALDTKDLAPPAVNTPVLLDATPSTASSPEVPVVLRAPGPMLSHWEFINDSDVPVSGEEIQVTSDHNRIDSLSRGSDVKAGMKGEIVKNETVEKTDEHYVALETKAEKEEKDNVCSSTGALTQDRRNMAAASLHEAQLAPNESPVDETRLAPDNLHSDKNANGDEDELDEDTGDGEPKTDVTPRPSEKQVKADHDKDSISTAAVDMTAKMSVQDTEQNTESQPVISHHSDDTKFCDADSKSSITELKMSMAVTYEIPFGKGNLESDDSMLNIQSSQSTTKTSLTEINTSTSEESCETESFKLLSRATTRLNAADSNLDLNQLLTEEVIVVETPIQEQLEILQNLQSVTVTQDEQLIKVPSAGKEQEDRMLKELKNIDTTALLVGQNMRSDKEIESVHTHSKQKLINVDHDEKPREKSDSREEKHFDETFPGNNVKATVPSDSGLIFINEARSSDDTLTLDTHPSTDQSISVALPLTEKVCSERDFTQNQSAQSELHLATCLDSQPSDLQYLSENTDAQETELIEDSEKDRGVCLEKAKVSSPSSEEQRKGDLKRGAGVERSRGLEILGSVALMGGDDADSAGGEKNHDGKKCEKESTICVSPIIKGMQEHTLSTVMSEYTTEKDKRQGDQRVETDNQECKTPGSSGTPTENTEVKVHLRVLPVPACKESSAMESESPDFSSESQACVKKPVDLERPDLNKVVRLAIYDLAETHENSHTSHHESQHNTEDQCFSITHGNSECSEVCTTALTDVILASVPGTPKTAEQAEPSVQLSATQPDTNVPPLPVCVVHEKTLRENVNDAHQHVDNAELTNTPEGPKLDLLSASTDVPPQTEAMNVELQKCNQPSPSHSSSVQNTVWEDTAHSEQHHKETVSLEKYTATEEETKNIKTQAVVLETSKLFEQKKEEINGYKEERWMNQSDGQSELTETAERSSECDIKYEKGNDSLLEQIEISDAPAVKRVRGGTNVSASDAIGELQSELKQDSLTSFPPEFTAVSMVTNSQDASQVLFHANAQSGQEATQPCVQILCENALKTLKPASKKDHNSTHNAHGEVDYGLMLKEKTDDSDDTKQSEGEERSGTDHVTSLLPSEDEDGSGTAHVTSILSSEDDDGSGTALVTRILPSEDKDGSDTALTSSILPSEDTSVSPGPAVMPVMELNTETLGPGTEESCESSGWLRALREAASICQTQEYKVDMPHGPAGDRPFETLNLLQAEPEFCSPAEESTGPVKELSEEPLSSRCLLTEAAEGGESSSFFPPPPEEYDFPPPPPAHLLQDGAEFPTPPPTPPERAAQEPGPAPPSPPPGPAELHPAAALLHQLEPPARSSDSDGAFETPESTTPVKTAASPVEPAEPETSPQPLPSGGSDPCSDTATTVDAPASDDLGPLSERPPSRSLSSAFDENKPIASSGSYNLDEVLVTDPSVPAADGSGVQSRTLLTRSLSLQSGELGSSSTGDGPGGGTPDKSIHPRAESFSVGTESAPGTLRRVKKPRPSSLKKKTVSRQNSNPESATPRSSCSTSTPEVLEGVKAPSAESPLQAHEEQTQSSPGPSPRADHSPVDTLRNRVKPRVETPPPVVEEISPTSAPAPPQEEAPPVPDGDSPIPPSANYKWDPDNFENIDPFCTGGSKLANSPVLGKKGDFAPVSEPPRIPTAPTEEYPAPAPPAPPTETPLNIEEQPITKRQSVRLEFDYSEETGETPQSAPQPPKKLGKKPGAKMPLRKPKLGVKKAPPPQTEQLDNAPAVVQSNDNDDIPIPKTTYNFDSSKWDDPNFNPFSSSKGIPNSPSQSSTSYNFDPSSFDDSIDPFKSSNKMGNSPPKAASFEMSSNDNENENDIGELEDLNQNKPAKTKKKAVKSNTFRVKRPPERSPVSDMSAQCCPVCPVLSSSIPHPPHRPQEPPADTRSDHAQDHATDEEKLASSSNQKWVARHDVEVELTSDVHDIPQPSDLTDFVSKSRLPAGDHDYEIEYMEKIGTSAPPLSVKKPSLYLNLDPVTDSSKQDSGPNSPCTGSFEEMEAQISAEGKSPVLQSRATTQDPPVSEKSRQRDGQSQSCTQSGQRDGVSPSQSPADPSDLSLLDRLSESAAPLNYLEPDLAETNPTAFAHKLQEELVLAALRIEALQVAQNISQSPTLSTVSPQSWLKKPTLRHLYLKPSPTAKKSVGRSAQAEVKFCRRSSKFTQQREVSSPGDSGVSKSSLYSQAGYSEGESPYLPRDLDHSLGIAREEIVAKEKEVLEWQKKYEESRQELEEMRKIVAEYEKTIAQMIEDEQRGKSLSHHTIQQLIVEKDQALSDLNSVEKSLADLFRRYEKMKDVLEGFRKNEEVLKKCAQEYLSRVRKEEQRYQALKIHAEEKLDKANADIAQVRAKAKQEQAAYQASLRKEQMKVDSLERTLEQKNKEIEELTKICDELIAKMGKS